In Curtobacterium sp. MCPF17_002, one genomic interval encodes:
- a CDS encoding FliI/YscN family ATPase — MLRPRGLDEALRQAAPQRVGVVTSAVGLGLTIAGLDARVGEVVTVGDEGGPQTAVEVVATDATGVRCMPLGRLTGVTAGTPARPTGRPVLVPTGTGLFGRVLDGLGRPIDDRGPLDADHWVPLDHATPNAMARTRIDTPMQLGVRVLDTLTTVGRGQRMGLFAGSGVGKSSLLSMIARGSDAAVNVIALVGERGREVREFLEDDLGPEGLARSIVVVSTSDEPALMRLRAAFVATRIAESFRDAGQDVVLMMDSLTRVAMAQREIGLSVGEPPATRGYPPSTFSVLAGLLERAGTDRVGSTTGLYTVLVDGDDHNEPIADAARSILDGHVVLDRKLAITGHFPSVDALGSISRVASKVTTHGQRGAATTLRKVMAARKAAQDLLDVGAYQRGTNPLVDAAVDHQDAIDRFLRQGMDERATAPASWRALESLVTTLGGAA; from the coding sequence CTGCTCCGGCCGCGTGGTCTCGACGAGGCGCTCCGACAGGCCGCTCCGCAGCGCGTCGGCGTCGTGACGAGCGCCGTCGGCCTCGGCCTCACCATCGCCGGCCTCGACGCGCGTGTCGGCGAGGTCGTCACCGTCGGCGACGAGGGCGGACCGCAGACCGCCGTCGAGGTCGTCGCGACCGACGCCACCGGTGTCCGCTGCATGCCGCTCGGCCGCCTCACCGGGGTGACCGCCGGCACCCCCGCACGGCCGACCGGACGGCCCGTGCTCGTCCCGACCGGCACCGGACTCTTCGGGCGGGTGCTGGACGGGCTCGGACGGCCGATCGACGACCGGGGCCCGCTCGACGCCGACCACTGGGTGCCGCTCGACCACGCGACGCCGAACGCGATGGCGCGGACCCGCATCGACACCCCGATGCAGCTCGGCGTCCGGGTGCTCGACACCCTGACCACCGTCGGCCGGGGGCAGCGCATGGGCCTGTTCGCGGGCTCCGGCGTCGGCAAGTCCTCGCTGCTGTCGATGATCGCGCGGGGGAGCGACGCCGCCGTGAACGTCATCGCCCTGGTCGGCGAGCGCGGCCGCGAGGTCCGGGAGTTCCTCGAGGACGACCTCGGACCCGAGGGGCTCGCCCGCTCGATCGTCGTCGTGTCCACCTCGGACGAGCCGGCCCTGATGCGCCTGCGCGCCGCGTTCGTCGCGACCCGCATCGCCGAGTCGTTCCGCGACGCCGGCCAGGACGTCGTGCTCATGATGGACTCCCTCACCCGCGTCGCGATGGCACAGCGGGAGATCGGGCTGTCCGTCGGTGAGCCGCCGGCCACCCGGGGCTACCCGCCGTCGACGTTCTCGGTGCTCGCCGGCCTGCTCGAGCGCGCCGGGACCGATCGTGTCGGCAGCACCACGGGCCTCTACACGGTGCTCGTCGACGGTGACGACCACAACGAACCGATCGCCGACGCCGCCCGCAGCATCCTGGACGGCCACGTCGTGCTCGACCGGAAGCTCGCGATCACCGGGCACTTCCCGTCCGTCGACGCCCTCGGGTCGATCTCCCGCGTCGCGTCGAAGGTCACCACCCACGGGCAGCGCGGTGCCGCGACGACCCTGCGGAAGGTGATGGCCGCACGGAAGGCTGCGCAGGACCTGCTCGACGTCGGCGCCTACCAGCGCGGCACGAACCCGCTCGTCGACGCCGCCGTCGACCACCAGGACGCGATCGACCGCTTCCTCCGCCAGGGCATGGACGAGCGGGCGACCGCGCCGGCCTCGTGGCGTGCGCTCGAGTCCCTCGTGACGACTCTCGGAGGTGCTGCCTGA
- a CDS encoding flagellar export protein FliJ — protein MARRFPLAGLLRLRHAEQDRAAAALATANERVRDAADARIAARRSLADADGAQPIQDAATLSAVAAARAATRGMLEELDAVVRSRRSDADQAQDEYNGARRSALGLEKLEVQHVEQQTAEDLRTEQNALDEIAARRRAEGGAR, from the coding sequence ATGGCCCGCCGGTTCCCGCTCGCCGGGCTCCTCCGTCTGCGGCACGCCGAACAGGACCGTGCCGCCGCCGCCCTCGCGACCGCGAACGAGCGGGTCCGCGACGCCGCCGACGCGCGGATCGCCGCCCGTCGCAGCCTCGCCGACGCCGACGGCGCGCAGCCGATCCAGGACGCCGCGACCCTCAGCGCCGTCGCCGCGGCCCGGGCCGCCACCCGCGGCATGCTCGAGGAACTCGACGCCGTGGTCCGCTCCCGCCGCTCCGACGCCGACCAGGCGCAGGACGAGTACAACGGCGCGCGCCGCTCCGCCCTCGGCCTCGAGAAGCTCGAGGTGCAGCACGTGGAGCAGCAGACCGCCGAGGACCTCCGCACCGAACAGAACGCCCTCGACGAGATCGCGGCCCGACGCCGCGCGGAAGGTGGTGCCCGATGA